TTGACTGAAGCGACCCCTCAGAGAGACATGTCATGTACTATGGGCTTCAACGAGTTCAAGGAGCTGTCGACCGTGCTCAATGGCTGGAAGCAGCACTTCATGTCCATTGACCGTGACCAGAGTGGGACCGTGGACCCCCAGGAGATGCACCAGGCAGTTACTTCCATGGGTACGTACAAGCACAAAGGGTGTATTCGTTTATGTGTATACACAATAAGTGATGACCGAAAGTCAATATGAGAGCGAAATGTTCATTTGACATGTTCATTtgacatgtatgtttgtgtgttacaGGCTACAGACTGAGCCCACAAGCCATGAACGGCATCATCAAGAGATTCAGTTCTCAGGGGAAGATCACCTTTGATGACTACGTAGCTTGTTGTGTGAAACTCAGAACCCTGACTGGTGAGTGAACAGTTTTGATCACTTTTCCATTATCAGTATGACTATTGTATGTGTGGTTGTTTAGTAATAGTTTCTCTGTATGTTTGCTACAGATGTGTTCCGAAAGCGGGACCAAGCTGGACAGGGAATGGCCACATTTCCATACGATGATGTAAGTCTTTCAAATCTCTTACAAAAAAAAATTCAGATCCTCTTCCTTGTTGTAAGCACTTACTGTAAATGGCCCCTTATATGTAAAGTATTAtaatcactctttctctctctcagttcatccAGTGCACGATGAGCACATGAAGAGACAGAgcagaaaaaaaatctgagggaCTACCTCTTAACTccaaaatatttacaatttagcatgtGTAAAAATTTATTCTgacatgtatttttgatactcacAAATCACTTGCTTTTTTGATTGCTTTTATACAAACATGACTAAACACCTAATTGTCACATTCCACATGAATGGTTTTGAAATAGGAAGTTAGTATAAAATTGTAACATTACCTTGGGAAACTGGAATATTAGCCAACTTTAACCACTAGGTGTGCCTATAAACCCGTGTCACCACTGCATGTTCTGTATGTTATGTCACTGTTGAATGTCTAATATTCATCAAGATATCCCTAAATATAGCTGGGAGTAATCTTGTCTGTGAAAGTGAGTAATAAACACGACCATATATGTGGAATACACCTCTGATAAGTTTTCTTCGTAGGTCTTGGTGACAGTTCAATAAAATCTAGTGAGCATTATCAGTATTTCACACTAGGTCCACATGCACTCTCCATGGGATAACCAGAGTACTAGAACAAGGTATGAATCAAGAAAATAATTGATATGACTTATGAGTGATTTTATGGTTTCTAAAATGTCAACATCACTCACTTCTGACCATCACTCTTGTCCACTTGGAGAGAGACTGAGGCAATGACTTGAGCAGGCAGAACCTCCAATCTGTCGTTTCCTGGAGGTCCAGTCTGCCCACTCCTCACATCCAAAGTGGAAAGACTGGGTCCTCCATTGAGCTAGATGTAAAGACCATTTTTGTTCTTTACAGGAGAAATTGCAGACCAAGATGTAGCGCTTTTCCTAAACCTGTACTGTGAAATTATACAACCTGTCTTCAAGCCACTAGACAAGTTTGGGATCTGGTATGGGGTCAGAAGGTACATTTGTGGAAAATCAGCAGATTTCTAGTACAGGTCCTTAACTCAAACGCAATGGGTCCCTACATTGGGAAAGTCAGTTATCAAGGTCAGACCCATCTCTGCTACATCTGTCAGTCTGGACCATCAGGTCAGAGATTGTCATAATGTTGGAAATGCGCTGGACTGGGCCGCAAAGCAAAATATTTTACTGAAGAAGCCATGTACAGCCTAGGTGAAGGTCACACCTTCCAATGTCCAGTGACCTACGCGGGCATGGTAAGAAGAGGTCCAGCCTCTAATCGAAGGCTTGAGAAAGTGAGCCCGCAGCATTAGACCCAGCACCATAGACTGTCAGTAAGACTACAACAAGCCCGGGAGAGAGTCGAGATGGCATAAGAAAGAAATGGAACTAGTAAGGTCGTCCAGAGCGCTGAAGTAGATGTCACCCACCAGTCTTCCAACTTCATCCCAAGCGACGGTGAAGAAGAGTGACAGCAGTGAGAGCGAGGCCGAAAGAGAACATAAGAGACGATACTGATGAAAGTGCAGTGAATACCCTgcccctcttcccctccatccctACCTCCCAATGATGGCCCTTAATGTGAAATGTCTAGAAAACAAATATGATAAATTATTTGAAGTTTGAAATATGTGAACTGAAAATTATATAACTGacattgacttgttggaaattaTGAAGTCAAGAAtaacaggataaaaaaaataaaaaaaattgtaagtaTTTAGATAAACACTAAATAATAGATAGGCCTACACGGAAATAtttaaattacactgaacaaaactataaacgcaacatgcaacaatttcaaagattttactgagttacagttcatgtaaggaaatcattaggccctaatctatggatttcacatgactgggaatacagatatgcatctgttggtcacagataccttcaaaagAAGGTAGGGGCATGGACCAGAACCTGTGAGTTTCTGGTGTGCAGCGcagcacatctccttcgcatacagttgatcagtctgttgattgtggaataTTGTTCCGCTCTTCTTggatggctgtgcgaagttcctGGATATCGGCAGAAAccggaacacgctgttgtacacgtagatccagaacatcccaaacacgttcaatgggtaacatgtctggtgagtatgcagaccattggaaagaatttgacattttcagcttccaaggatgatcaaatcaaatgttattggtcacatacacatatttagcagacgttattgcgggtgtaacgaaatgcttgtgttactagctacaacagtgcattagtatctaacaattcacaataatacaaacaaatgtaaaatgatggaattaagaaatatataaatactaggatgagcaatgtctgagtggcattgactaaaatacagtagaatacagtatatgaaatgagttcaacagtatttaaacattattaaagtgaccagtgattccatgtctatgtagtactgtagggcagcagcctcttaaggtgcagggttgagtaaccgggtggtagccggctagtcatggctatttaacagtgtgatggccttgagatactgtagaagctgtttttcagtctcttggtcccagctttgatgcacctgtactgacctcgccttctggatgataacggggtgaacaggtagtggctcgagtggttgatgtccttgatgatcttcttggtctTCCTGTTACatcggtgctgtaggtgtcctgcagggcaggcagtgtccccggtgatgcgttggacaTACCCAGTGGCGACCAgtcatttagattttttggggcttgcctgttttaaatgttattttggcattagtatgtgtcacatatcagtttgcaaacaattcaaaatatatataaatcattgagttaataaagctgcatacaaacacgggcctcttttttgttttcttgagtaaggcagctccaaaatacaggtgtttcagcccagctcagtgctctctgtggtggtggggcaagccagtaGAAAATTCGGAGCTTTGCGCCGTGATTggatcagtgttctgtcactcatgaggaAACTATGCCACCGCATAGTCTAAGGGGAGACCACGAAAATTCTAGCCCTTTGGGTATTGATATAGAGATACATTAGAattgcccatccaagaaggctcaaggtcattggccacagagaaAATGACGTCAAATCTCGTTATATGtatagtagctttgattggactgatcatgtcaacatcatactttcaaaatcttagctagaagtcatcatcatgaatcaagtcgacaatctactggcaaatccttttcaatccttgtcatatgaagataaaacgAATCGGTGCTTATCGGCCATTGGATATAAACACTACACAACAAGTtgtaaattgcaaattcaacattgagtggtttggaaggaagtgagcacaacaagatgagtccaaaaatgtattgtatgctgctgcataaattatgtaatatgccagggagatatgcatactgtagctaagaaagtaatactaatgttgtgtatgttgtctatgttgtgtagtaagctgttagtagcccatgtgcctcgcGCTAATAATTTGATCCCTTTTCCCCtcttttgcctactgttctgacttggtggtgcacgtgcacatgtagcctatagcctgttttagagaaatgtaatcatcgaatattgtaagagctttcattgtctgcttatatggccccgttatttatcctacggttctgacttggtgtacagggagaatacagtaagaacagcccatgttctgaattctatcgctgtacatttcaaaagtactgaacaaatagttatattgacaacaTCCGTCCTagttcgctcattaatgtctcaattgaaattacggattgtccttcccttatgtcatagtttgtacttctcaattgtcagtagaaaccacaatTTTTTAACAAGtctgccatatcagctatgttttttaaaaaggcagtaaatgaggctgaatgaactgttttgctgccagacaaggctccgctgaaagccaggtgtagcagtggtaaggtgttaggactgcttttgggacagctttatgtaggtcctaacagcttgtgggcaccgtttgtcaccgttatagtacaattaatctattgtttagt
This region of Salvelinus sp. IW2-2015 linkage group LG6.1, ASM291031v2, whole genome shotgun sequence genomic DNA includes:
- the sri gene encoding sorcin encodes the protein MSYPGYGAPAGGYPGGYGGAPAGGHPPGGPGFGGYPGQQQDPLYGYFAAVAGQDGHISAEELQQCLTQANFSGGYKPFNLETCRLMINMLDRDMSCTMGFNEFKELSTVLNGWKQHFMSIDRDQSGTVDPQEMHQAVTSMGYRLSPQAMNGIIKRFSSQGKITFDDYVACCVKLRTLTDVFRKRDQAGQGMATFPYDDFIQCTMST